One Pygocentrus nattereri isolate fPygNat1 chromosome 23, fPygNat1.pri, whole genome shotgun sequence genomic window carries:
- the LOC119261541 gene encoding oocyte zinc finger protein XlCOF6-like — MGKERTLHCSECGKSFTHLCNLQQHQRIHTGEKPFCCSQCGKSFTHASNLKKHERIHTGEKPCMCSECGKSFIDRNTLITHQRIHSGEKPYSCPQCGKSFSRQNTLQIHFRIHTGEKPYFCSQCGKSFTDSGALKNHQRTHTGEKPYVCPQCGKGFSQQSTLQQHQRTHTGEKPYFCSDCGKSFTQQSTLQLHQRTHSGEKPYNCLQCGKSFTHKYSFLRHQRIHTI; from the coding sequence ATGGGCAAGGAGAGAACGCTCCACTGTTCAGAGTGCGGGAAGAGCTTCACTCATCTGTGTAATCTCCAGCAACatcagcgcatccacacaggagagaagccgttcTGCTGCTCACAgtgcgggaagagttttactcacGCAAGTAACCTAAAAAAACAcgagcgcattcacacaggcgAGAAGCCTTGCATGTGTTCGGAGTGCGGAAAGAGTTTTATCGACAGAAATACGCTCATAACGCATCAGCGCATTCACAGTGGAGAAAAGCCGTATTCCTGCCcacagtgtgggaagagttttagcCGACAAAATACTCTCCAAATACACTTCCGCATCcatacaggagagaagccgtactTCTGCTCACAgtgcgggaagagttttacCGACAGTGGTGCCCTTAAGAATCACCAGCGCACtcacacgggagagaagccgtatgTCTGTCCACAGTGCGGTAAGGGTTTTAGTCAACAGAGCACTCTCCAGCAACACCAGCGCacccacacaggagagaagccgtatttttgttcagattgtgggaagagttttacccAACAGAGCACTCTGCAACTACACCAGCGCACCCACTCCGGAGAGAAACCCTATAACTGCTTacagtgtgggaagagttttactcatAAGTATAGTTTCCTACGACATCAACgcattcacacaatataa